TCTCTCTCctcactctctgtctctctcctcactctctgctctctctcgcCGTCTCTCTCCTCACTCTCTGCTCTCTCGCCGTCTCTCTCCTCACTCTCTGCTCTCTCGCCGTCTCTCTCCTCACTCTCTGCTCTCTCGCCGTCTCTCTCCTCACTCTCTGCTATCTTGCCGTCTCTCTCctcactctctgtctctctcctcactctctgctctctctcgcTGTCTCTCCCttcactctctgctctctctcgcTGTCTCTCTCAGGGTACCTGGGCTCTCTGGCTTCGGCTCTCTTTACCGCCCTCTCGGTGCAGGGGGTCCCCCTGGAGTTATGGGGGTGCCGCCTACTAGAAGCCACCCCACTGGCCCTGAAGTACGTGCAGAGCACGGAGACCGACCCGGGGCAACATGAGCAAGTCTGGGGGTATTTCCAAGAGTCCTGGAAGAGGTGAGACATTACCAtaggacattattattattgccccCCACGTAGGGTGGAAATCCCACCAATGGCTCCCTGTCCCGCAGGTACCTATCTGAGCGGGGTCTGTCTCAGGGTTTGGGCCCAGCAGCCTTTCCAGCCGCTTACGGAGCCGCAGAGCGGGATGTGGAGTATAACAAGTGGAGCCTGGATGGTTGGCCCGGGAGGAGTGGCCACGATGCACCAATGATAGCCTACGATGCGCTGCTGGGGGGCGGAGCCTCCTGGGAGGAGCTGTGCAGCAGATCAATGTTCCATGGAGGTAACTCTCGTACTGACTCCATTTCTATAAGGAGGGGGCTCTATAAAGATCCAATGTCGGAGGCTCCGCCCATATGGGAAATTCCGTATCCGACGCCTCCGACACCCTATAACCAAGGGAGAGGGCACCTTGTTATCATGGCTGTCTCTTCTTGGGTTCCGTCTCGCtgatctctctttctctctacaGGTGACAGTGACTCCACGGGGGTGATCGCCGGCTGCTGTTGGGGGGCTCGCTACGGCCTCTCGGGGGTGCCCCAGGGGAATTACATGGAGCTGGAGTACAGGCACAGGCTGGAGAGTGCGGCCGACACGCTGCACACGTTGGCATGGGGGGGCACCGAGTAAATCCCCACCGGAACCTCCAAATACAACGTGCCCCCCAACGTCTGGGCTCTTCTTTTGTTTAATTGCCCCCCACTAGCTGCAAGTGCCATATACAGACAGCAAGGACTGATTGTCTCACAAAGTCAATaactttatttgccctttaatataCAATAACCAAATAAATAGCTGTATTTGTACAGGAGGGGGCGCTAAGTGACAAAACACGTTGTATCCTGTATgtgcctttaaagggaaactaaaccctgcggcacagcgcggctcaaccaaacgttactcagctgttgccggactacaaatcccagaataatgtaacatataatgaagggtgaggcatgctgggagctgtagtccagcaacatcagggttggattcttaaagcaatattgcccaataaaactttcccagctctctagggcccgcatttgcagcattgaaatgcaaaagaatcccccaatgagaatcccagctgatgtgagtaaatctctgggaatcagcattctcattggtcacttctcttgcatctataatgaagttttgggtcagtagaattctcattggggaattggtttccatgtgtaattaggtttttcatcaacttctatagagaacacAGCACTGCACTCACATTGGTTCCCCAGCTATACGCTCCCCCCTAGAGGAAAGGGATTGTGGGTAAGCAAGAGAGCATTATGGGAGCAAACCCTCGGTGGGGCGCAGCAGGAAGACGCTCTGGCTGGAGGTCACGGCAATAAGCGGCGTTGATTGGGCGGCGGAACAGGAGACGTCCAAACTGTAAACGCCTCCGGGAAGGTCGACCAGGCACCCCCGTgtctgtgtgagggacagagggaaggtgaAAGGGGTAAATGTGCAGGAAAAATGCCCCTACGTGGGGTAGGAAAAGATAATTACCATTAGAGTGCTTCTGTCTATAACGCGACACATGTTGATGTCACTTCCTGCCGCGATCATGTGACCGGCGCCCAGCCACCGGCTGCTGTATATCTGCGGGATACACCGAGAGACGGGGGAAGGTATGAGAGCGCTCGGTCACCTTGGCCAAGGTTCTACGTAGTCACAGATTGTTATTATTGGGTATGAGGGTTACTTACCCTTGAGGGTCCCCTAAAGTCATTCGGAACAGTCTGTATCTTCTGCCGGGCGTTATAGTCCCAGACCTGAGACGGAACAAAGAGATATTAATGCACGGCGTGTGTGTGTGACCTGCCCCATTGCTTCCTTTACTCCGTATTCTCTACACAAGTCTCTCACCTGCAGATTTTCCTCCTTCCTCCAAGAGCCAATTAGGATCTGATTGGTTTGTGGGTCGATATCCAAGGAATCTCCACAGACGTGGGGACCAGAGATCTTCCTGGGGAAGAGGAGACATTATAGGGGTTAAAAGGATTCTGggtactacacattagaactgctttcagctaacctattgtttctcctactcccatgtaactggaggagtcccaagccggacttggatttcttactattgagtgctattctgatacctactgggagctgctatcttgctcccttcccattgttctgctgattggctgctgggggtgagggggggggatatcactccaacttgcagcgcagcagtaaagtgtgcctgagtctgagctttcagccagcgctacacattagaactgctttcagctaacctattgtttctcctactcccatgtaactggaggagtcccaagccggacttggaaaAACAGATTCAAATATTGTCTTAttagtcaccccgctatagttctagGGGTGCCCAGGGAAATCACCCCAACTCCCacccaaactggccttcaggtttgACTCCCCATACAAACTCTGTGCCCCAGTGGTGGGGGGAGTTGGGGTATCATACAGTAAGGGGGGTAGAACAGGGCACTCACCCTAGCGAGTGTTTCTCTCCGGTGTTCCAGAACTGAAAAGAAGATGAAATATAAGGCCAGGTTAGCTGATAtctgtggggcagttctacttaccccccccccgcaTACTCACCTGCACCGTATTGTCCCACCCCCCTGATATAAAGCTCTCCTCATTGGTCGGGTGGAAGGCCAGGCCAAAGATACGTGAGCGATGGCCGTCCATCAGTTTGTGGGAAGAACTGGGGAGAGATAAGGGAACAGCAGGAGTGTGAGGAGGAGACTGGCAGGCTGCGTGGGGGCAATTAAATGGGCAGGGGGAGGGAAGGGGTATCAGACAATAGGAACATAAAGGGCACAGAGACCTGGGCTGGCAGACGCTCACACACGTGGCTGTATCTGTATCGTACACATTGATATCGTCTGTGGATCCTGCGGTGAGGAATTGCCCCCCGGAGGGGCTAATGGCCACCGTGAGAGTCTGTCTGCCCTCGCTGAGCGTACGGACACACGTCTGGGTAGAGATGTGCCAGAACTTCACTTGCCCTCCAGCATCTAAAGAAGCCACGTGGCAATCAGAATGAgcaggaatggggggcaggaacggggggcagagaggggatAGAGAGGGGGCAGAAGGCAAAGAGATGCCCCAGGGACAGGGTGGGTAAGGCTATtgggcagaaggcagagagatGCACCAGTGACAGGGTGGGTAAGGCTAttggggcagaaggcagagagatGCCCCAGTGACAGGGTGGGTAAGGCTAttggggcagaaggcagagagatGCCCCAGTGACAGGGTGGGTAAGGCTATTGGGGCAGAAGGCAAAGAGATGCCCCAGTGACAGGGTGGGTAAGGCTTttggggcagaaggcagagagatGCCCCAGTGACAGGGTGGGTAAGGCTAttggggcagaaggcagagagatGCCCCAGTGACAGGGTGGGTAAGGCTATTGGGGCAGAAAGGGCAGAGAGATGCCCCAGTGACAGGGTGGGTAAGGCTAttggggcagaaggcagagagatGCCCCAGTGACAGGGTGGGTAAGGCTAttggggcagaaggcagagagatGCCCCAGGGACAGGGTGGGTAAGGCTATTGGGGCAGATAACTCACAGGTTGCCAGGAGTAGATCCCCCTGGGAGTCCTGCCGGCCGGGGAGGAATCTGATGGCCGTTACCGGCAGCTGATTGGCCGCAGTCTGATTATCCTTTAGGGAATGAACACAATTCCCATTGGCCAGCGAGTAAATCTGTGGAGGGAAATAAACACCTTCAGGCTCAGACCCCACTCAGTGTAATGGGGGTGATACACGCGGGGCAAATACTGGGTGCCCCCCCCTCCCAGGAACCCCCACATTACACTCCTCACCTGTATTGTCCCCCTGGTCAGTCCAACGGCCAACAGAGTCCCCGAGGGGTTAAACTGGCAGCTCATCACTTCCTCACTGCAGTCACTGGGGGAACAGGGgggtaaatacatttatatctgccCCGCTGCCTGGGGAAGCCTCTCTGGCTCGGCTAAAGCTTTATATGGGGCCCAGAGACTGCACCCCCCAGGCAGACAGGGCAGCGGGGGTATCAGAGACTGCACCCCCCAGGCAGACAGGGCAGGGGGGGTATCAGAGACTGCACCCCCCAGGCAGACAGGGCAGGGGGGGTATCAGAGACTGCACCCCCCAGGCAGACAGGGCAGGGGGGGTATCAGAGACTGCACCCCCCAGGCAGACAGGGCAGGGGGGGTATCAGAGACTGCACCCCCAGGCAGACAGGGCAGGGGGGGTATCAGAGACTGCACCCCCAGGCAGACAGGGCAGCGGGGGTATCAGAGACTGCACCCCCCAGGCAGACAGGGCAGGGGGGGTATCAGAGACTGCACCCCCAGGCAGACAGGGCAGCGGGGGTATCAGAGACTGCACCCCCAGGCAGACAGGGCAGGGGGGGTATCAGAGACTGCACCCCCAGGCAGACAGGGCAGCGGGGGTATCAGAGACTGCACCCCCCAGGCAGACAGGGCAGCGGGGGTATCAGAGACTGCACCCCCAGGCAGACAGGGCAGGGGGGGTATCAGAGACTGCACCCCCAGGCAGACAGGGCAGCGGGGGTATCAGAGACTGCACCCCCCAGGCAGACAGGGCAGGGGGGGTATCAGAGAGAGGGAGGAGGTACTTACATCAGCCTCTCCAGGTTCAGGGCTCCATCTGTGctgggtttggggggggcctCCTGCGGGTCCCCAATATCTTCTGTAACCGACACGTGGGTGGAGGCGCGACTGAGATTCCCCTTCCAGCGCGGTGTCACCAGCAGCCCCGACATCTCTCCTCTCGGCCTGGGTACCCCAAATCGCTcgatgccctgggggggggggggcaagagagtAGAATGAGCGGTAAGTACCAACCCAGCCAGAATCCCCCCGTCCCATACACTTGGTACATTCCCTCCCTCACCCCTCTGGGGTCCCTGCTGGTTATACACAGAGTAAATATAGGGGGGGCACAGATATAGGGGTGCTACAGCCCCAAAGAGCCCTACTGAGGGTAACTGGGTACTGAGGCCGGGGGCGCAGGGCAGAGGAAGGGGTGAGGCCGGGGGTGCAGGGCAGAAGGAGGGGTGAGGCCGGGGGCGCAGGGCAGAGGAAGGGGTGAGGCCGGGGGCGCAGGGCAGAAGGAGGGGTGAGGCCGGGGGCGCAGGGCAGAAGGGGGGGGTGAGGCCGGGGGGGCAGGGCAGAAGGAGGGGTGAGGCCAGGGGAGCAGGGCAGAAGGAGGGGTGAGGccggggcagcagggcagaaggaGGGGTGAGGCCGGGGGTGCAGGGCAGAAGGAGGGGTGAGGCCGGGGGGTGCAGGGCAGAAGGAGGGGTGAGGCCGGGGCAGAAGGGCAGAAGGAGGGGTGAGTCCGGGGGCGCAGGGCAGAAGGAGGGGTGAGGccggggcagcagggcagaaggaGGGGTGAGGCCGGGGCAGCAGGGCAAAAGGAGGGGTGAGTCTGGGGGGCAGGGCAGAAGGAGGGGTGAGTCTGGGGGAGCAGGGCAGAAGGAGGGGTGAGGCCGGGGGCGCAGGGCAGAAGGAGGGGTGAGGCCGGGGGGGCAGGGCAGAAGGAGGGGTGAGTCTGGGGGGGCAGGTCAGAAGGAGGGGTGAGTCTGGAGGGGCAGGCAGAAGGAGGGGTGAGTCTGAAGGGGGGGTGAGGCCAGGGGGGCAGGGCAGTAGATGAgtctgggggggcagggcagtaGATGAgtctgggggggcagggcagaaGGAGGGGTGAGTCTGGGGGGGGTGAGGCCGGGGGGGCAGGGCAGTAGATGAGTCTGGGGGGCAGGGCAGTAGATGAgtctgggggggcagggcagtagatgagtttggggggggcagggacGTAGATGAgtctgggggggcagggcagtaGATGAgtctgggggggcagggcagtaGATGAgtctgggggggcagggcagtaGATGAGTCTGGGGGGCAGGGGACGTAGATGAgtctgggggggcagggcagtaGATGAgtctgggggggcagggcagtagatgagtttggggggggcaggaacaccccggggtgcaggtataagggggacacacagggggacaggtataagggggacacacaggggggacaggtataaggggacacacaggggtgcaggtataagggggacacacaggggtgcaggtataagggggacacacaggggtgcaggtataagggggacacacaggggtgcaggtataagggggacacacaggggggcaggtataagggggacacacaggggggcaggtataagggggacacacaggggtgcaggtataagggggacacacaggggtgcaggtataagggggacacacaggggtgcaggtataagggggacacacagggggacaggtataagggggacacacagggggacaggtataagggggacacacagggggacaggtataagggggacacacagggggacaggtataagggggacacacagggggacaggtataagggggacacacaggggtgcaggtataagggggacacacaggggtgcaggtataagggggacacacagggggacaggtataagggggacacacaggggggacaggtataagggggacacacaggggtgcaggtataagggggacacacaggggtgcaggtataagggggacacacaggggtgcaggtataagggggacacacaggggtgcaggtataaggggacacaggggtgcaggtataaggggggccacagggtgcaggtataagggggacacacagggggacAGGTATaaggacacacaggggtgcaggtataagggggacacacaggggtgcaggtataaggggacacacaggggacaggtataagggggacacacaggggtgcaggtataagggggacacacaggggtgcaggtataaggggaacacaggggggacaggtataagggggacacacaggggcaggtataagggggacaggTATATAGGGGACACACAGGGGGTACACAcaggggtataagggggacacacaggggtgcaggtataagggggacacacaggggtgcaggtataagggggacacacaggggacaggtataagggggacacacaggggtgcaggtataagggggacacaggggtgcaggtataagggggacacacaggggtgcaggtataagggggacacacaggggtgcaggtataaggggacacacaggggtgcaggtataagggggacacacaggggtgcaggtataagggggacacacagggggacaggtataagggggacacacaggggtgcaggtataagggggacacaccaGGGGACAGGTATAAGAGGGACACACAGAGggacaggtataagggggacacacaggggtgcaggtataagggggacacacaggggtgcaggtataagggcgggacacacaggggtgcaggtataagggggacacacaggggtgcaggtataagggggacacacaggggtgcaggtataaggggggacacacaggggtgcaggtataagggggacacacagggtgcaggtataagggggacacacaggggtgcaggtataaggggacacacaggggtgcaggttttaagggggacacacaggggtgcaggtataagggggacacacaggggtgcaggtataagggggacacacaggggtgcaggttaagggggacacacaggggtgcaggtataaaggggacacacaggggtgcaggtataagggggacacacagggggacaggtataagggggacacacaggggtgcaggtataagggggacacacagggggacacacaggggtgcaggtataagggggacacacagggggcaggtataagggggacacacaggggtg
The genomic region above belongs to Xenopus tropicalis strain Nigerian chromosome 9, UCB_Xtro_10.0, whole genome shotgun sequence and contains:
- the LOC493544 gene encoding adprh protein (The RefSeq protein has 4 substitutions compared to this genomic sequence), encoding METNPPSRERYRAAMLLSAAGDALGYRNQLWEYCKSGPQIHAELQELGGLGRVRVALPDWPLSDDTVLHLATAESLGTGKLQGALYMELASRYVSAMSDMEGRKPGPTSILGTSQLRPGEPGGYRIPFNPSATGCGAAMRAMCIGLRFPRPSDLPQLVAVSVESGKMTHNHPTGYLGSLASALFTALSVQGVPLELWGCRLLEATPLALKYVQSTETDPGQHEQDWGYFQESWKRYLSERGLSQGLGPAAFPAAYGAAERDVEYNKWSLDGWPGRSGHDAPMIAYDALLGGGASWEELCSRSMFHGGDSDSTGVIAGCCWGARYGLSGVPQGNYTELEYRHRLESAADALHTLAWGGAE
- the LOC105946208 gene encoding uncharacterized protein LOC105946208; this translates as MSGLLVTPRWKGNLSRASTHVSVTEDIGDPQEAPPKPSTDGALNLERLIDCSEEVMSCQFNPSGTLLAVGLTRGTIQIYSLANGNCVHSLKDNQTAANQLPVTAIRFLPGRQDSQGDLLLATYAGGQVKFWHISTQTCVRTLSEGRQTLTVAISPSGGQFLTAGSTDDINVYDTDTATCVSVCQPSSSHKLMDGHRSRIFGLAFHPTNEESFISGGWDNTVQFWNTGEKHSLGKISGPHVCGDSLDIDPQTNQILIGSWRKEENLQVWDYNARQKIQTVPNDFRGPSRIYSSRWLGAGHMIAAGSDINMCRVIDRSTLMTRGCLVDLPGGVYSLDVSCSAAQSTPLIAVTSSQSVFLLRPTEGLLP